The proteins below come from a single Zea mays cultivar B73 chromosome 8, Zm-B73-REFERENCE-NAM-5.0, whole genome shotgun sequence genomic window:
- the LOC100284189 gene encoding uncharacterized protein LOC100284189: MGMEIDMETYPNLNTSPSAATASGDAKACANCHTTKTSLWRGGPEGPKSLCNACGIRYRKRRQAIGLDAGAAAAANSQQDLQQPKKKAAVDPQQQDQHQLRKKTTAVANPQQDRHQPRKRAAAAAAATDPQHTSITKKDTDKKDQQVTVDLHVVGFGKEATFKQRRRMRHNKCMSEEERAAVLLMALSSGVIYAS, translated from the exons ATGGGGATGGAGATAGACATGGAGACGTATCCCAATCTTAATACTTCCCCCTCGGCCGCCACTGCCTCAGGCGACGCCAAGGCCTGCGCCAACTGCCACACCACCAAGACGTCGCTCTGGCGCGGAGGACCGGAGGGCCCCAAG TCCCTCTGCAACGCCTGCGGCATCCGCTACCGCAAGAGGAGGCAGGCGATCGGTCTCGACGCAGGAGCGGCCGCCGCCGCCAACTCACAGCAAGATCTGCAGCAGCCAAAGAAGAAGGCCGCCGTCGATCCGCAGCAGCAGGACCAGCATCAGCTGAGAAAGAAGACAACAGCGGTCGCTAATCCACAGCAGGATCGGCATCAGCCGAGAAAGAGAGcagctgccgctgccgctgccaccGATCCACAGCACACCAGCATCACCAAGAAAGACACGGACAAGAAGGATCAGCAAGTCACCGTGGATCTCCACGTGGTGGGGTTCGGCAAGGAGGCGACGTTCAAGCAGCGCCGCCGGATGCGCCACAATAAGTGCATGAGCGAGGAGGAGAGGGCCGCTGTTCTTCTTATGGCGCTCTCATCGGGCGTCATATATGCATCATGA